A region of Beijerinckia sp. 28-YEA-48 DNA encodes the following proteins:
- a CDS encoding winged helix-turn-helix domain-containing protein — MLATNPGRVLSKHELMATPNIHVSEDSLFQCIREVRAALGDDKRTMIRVISGRGYLFEAEVLDATALDTTTLDTIASAAPGEAAIGPSADVTADPPITPQTKSEPVKRRFDFSLRRGVALVAAVGLASLSLAVIQPPQPNHEATRSRPERRQRNGPQASSARSAHNE, encoded by the coding sequence ATGCTGGCGACCAACCCAGGACGAGTCCTCAGCAAGCATGAGCTAATGGCGACGCCGAACATCCATGTCAGCGAGGACAGCCTGTTCCAATGCATCCGCGAGGTCCGCGCGGCGCTGGGCGACGATAAGCGCACCATGATCCGCGTTATATCTGGCCGTGGCTACTTGTTCGAGGCCGAGGTCTTGGATGCGACCGCCTTGGATACGACCACCTTGGATACGATAGCTTCAGCTGCACCAGGGGAAGCCGCAATCGGGCCGTCGGCGGACGTCACAGCCGATCCGCCGATCACGCCGCAAACAAAAAGTGAACCGGTGAAACGCCGGTTCGATTTCAGTCTGCGTCGCGGCGTCGCGCTCGTGGCCGCGGTGGGGCTCGCCTCGCTAAGCTTGGCTGTCATACAGCCCCCTCAGCCAAACCATGAAGCCACGCGTTCCCGCCCAGAGCGGCGTCAAAGAAATGGACCGCAGGCATCGTCGGCCAGGAGCGCTCATAATGAATGA